One Candidatus Lernaella stagnicola DNA window includes the following coding sequences:
- a CDS encoding fumarylacetoacetate hydrolase family protein, translating into MKLVRFLTQCEDVRVGSLEGNHVRDLGTDMFSGHHVFGHIYPLQKVRLLAPVIPGKIIGIGLNYRDHAQEMGREVPEQPDIFLKPSTSVIGPEDAIEIPAASRRVEIESELAVVVAARLCDATVEEAAAGILGYTIINDVTARDLQRNDRTWTRGKAHDTFAPLGPCIVTDLDVSDLLIEGYINKERKQQSRTSNMLHSVPELLSYVSHIMTLVPGDVVATGTPAGVSAIVPGDTVEIVIEGIGRLRNPVVARGAKEETS; encoded by the coding sequence ATGAAGCTCGTTCGGTTTTTGACGCAATGTGAAGACGTTCGCGTCGGCAGCCTGGAAGGCAACCACGTCCGCGATCTGGGTACGGATATGTTTTCCGGTCACCATGTGTTCGGCCACATCTATCCCCTGCAAAAAGTGCGGCTGCTGGCGCCGGTCATTCCGGGGAAAATCATCGGCATTGGTCTCAACTACCGCGACCATGCGCAGGAAATGGGCCGCGAAGTTCCGGAGCAACCGGATATCTTTCTCAAACCCTCGACTTCGGTGATCGGGCCGGAGGACGCGATCGAAATTCCCGCCGCGTCACGGCGCGTGGAGATCGAATCGGAACTGGCGGTGGTAGTGGCCGCGCGGTTGTGCGACGCGACCGTCGAGGAAGCGGCCGCCGGCATTCTGGGCTACACCATCATCAACGACGTAACCGCCCGCGACCTGCAGCGTAACGACCGCACCTGGACCCGCGGCAAGGCGCACGACACCTTCGCGCCCCTGGGTCCGTGCATCGTGACGGACCTGGACGTTTCGGACCTGCTGATCGAGGGTTACATCAACAAAGAACGCAAACAACAATCGCGCACTTCGAACATGCTGCATTCGGTGCCGGAGTTGCTTTCCTACGTCTCGCACATCATGACGCTGGTACCCGGCGATGTAGTGGCCACGGGCACGCCGGCGGGCGTATCGGCCATCGTGCCGGGCGATACCGTCGAGATCGTGATTGAAGGCATCGGCCGGCTGCGCAACCCGGTGGTGGCGCGCGGCGCAAAGGAAGAGACATCATGA
- a CDS encoding tetratricopeptide repeat protein — protein MKTFVLTLALCVLTVGLCVAAEKPTQLYQEALRLQREGKPAEATEMLWRIVNEHGEDSLVPYALLQIGKISETDLGDYDTAVSIYQRIVAESSAAGALRRAKARLRTLEHERRSGDVPLRAYHQVLRDYQRLGSDEALRRMKDLVAKHADFGELDKALLWIGDEHLRRDDFAAATEWFGILRDKFPQSRSALLATFRIATAWLEAGELDAAEAEFRRLAEFTAIEPRAPQLVEAHLAMVHRFRQWRALYQLSLLIAVGMLVVWLVGTRWPAVTAKHVMGGLVDAAPVALVAAAGSVWLASINAPQWKEVAWAGAALAVGAGLNHLFVATRGLSRRGKAIWLALMFITALSFVYAVYYQTDMINQMYHSIEYEARYMMSNSG, from the coding sequence ATGAAAACCTTTGTCCTCACGCTTGCTTTGTGTGTGCTGACGGTTGGCCTGTGCGTCGCCGCCGAAAAGCCCACCCAGCTTTATCAGGAGGCGTTGCGTCTCCAGCGCGAGGGTAAACCCGCCGAGGCAACCGAGATGCTGTGGCGCATTGTAAACGAACACGGCGAGGATTCGCTCGTGCCCTATGCGCTGCTGCAAATCGGCAAAATCAGCGAGACCGACCTGGGCGACTACGACACCGCCGTGAGTATCTACCAACGCATCGTGGCCGAAAGCAGCGCCGCCGGGGCGTTGCGGCGTGCCAAAGCGAGATTGCGCACGCTGGAACATGAGCGCCGAAGCGGCGACGTACCGTTGCGCGCCTACCACCAGGTGTTGCGCGATTACCAGCGCCTCGGTAGCGACGAAGCGCTGCGTCGCATGAAAGACCTCGTGGCCAAACACGCCGATTTCGGCGAACTGGACAAAGCCCTGCTCTGGATCGGTGACGAACATCTGCGACGTGACGATTTCGCCGCCGCCACCGAATGGTTCGGAATACTCCGCGACAAATTCCCGCAGTCACGGTCCGCATTGCTGGCGACCTTCCGCATCGCCACGGCGTGGCTCGAAGCCGGCGAACTCGACGCCGCCGAAGCCGAATTCCGTCGGCTCGCGGAATTCACCGCCATCGAACCGCGCGCCCCACAACTCGTCGAAGCCCATCTGGCCATGGTGCACCGCTTTCGGCAGTGGCGGGCGCTCTATCAACTGTCGTTGTTGATTGCCGTGGGTATGCTGGTCGTTTGGCTGGTGGGAACGCGATGGCCCGCCGTGACTGCGAAGCACGTGATGGGAGGGTTGGTGGACGCCGCGCCGGTGGCGCTGGTTGCGGCCGCGGGATCGGTATGGCTGGCTTCCATCAATGCGCCGCAGTGGAAAGAGGTTGCCTGGGCCGGAGCGGCGCTCGCCGTCGGCGCGGGGCTAAACCACTTGTTCGTGGCTACACGCGGCTTGTCCCGACGGGGCAAGGCGATTTGGCTGGCCTTGATGTTTATAACGGCGTTGAGCTTCGTCTACGCGGTGTACTACCAGACCGACATGATCAATCAAATGTACCATTCCATTGAATACGAGGCGCGCTACATGATGTCGAACAGCGGCTGA
- a CDS encoding aminopeptidase: MYDSRVADLAKVFVDYSTRVKKGDVVLIHAFGAPTIPFVKEVHKRCIQKGAKYVEIEMEFDDIRRDFFNLGSKEQVGYFPQHKMDFMKHVDVYIGIRALENDMVLANANHQNMRLWQTMMKPILDRRVEHTRWCITRWPVNAMAQNAKMSLEEFTDFFFRCTVYDYAALKKRQQKLVRLMVKTDQVHITASDTDLRFSIKGLPAINCAGEMNIPDGEVFTAPVRDSVEGHVTYNTPSIYMGKEFNGVRLDFEKGQIVSADCSSGDPKNLNEIFDTDPGARYVGEFAIGTNTGITQPMRNILFDEKIYGSFHFTPGMAYGECNNGNQSAIHWDLVKIMTGDGEIRFDGKVIMKDGVFVHPQLLDLNPPGTKLPKGFAVKKPATKAKKVAKKTAKKKK, translated from the coding sequence ATGTACGATTCCCGCGTGGCCGACCTGGCCAAAGTGTTTGTCGATTACTCGACACGCGTCAAAAAAGGCGACGTGGTCCTCATCCACGCCTTTGGCGCGCCCACCATCCCCTTCGTGAAGGAAGTGCACAAACGGTGCATTCAAAAGGGCGCCAAGTACGTTGAGATCGAGATGGAATTCGACGACATCCGGCGCGACTTTTTCAACTTGGGCAGTAAAGAGCAGGTCGGATATTTCCCGCAGCACAAGATGGATTTCATGAAGCACGTCGACGTGTACATCGGCATCCGCGCGCTGGAAAACGACATGGTGTTGGCCAACGCCAACCACCAAAACATGCGGCTCTGGCAGACGATGATGAAACCGATCCTCGACCGGCGCGTCGAGCATACGCGCTGGTGCATCACACGCTGGCCGGTCAATGCCATGGCCCAAAACGCCAAAATGAGCCTGGAAGAGTTCACCGATTTCTTCTTCCGCTGCACGGTCTATGACTACGCCGCGCTGAAAAAACGGCAGCAGAAACTCGTGCGGCTGATGGTCAAAACCGATCAGGTGCACATCACCGCCAGCGACACTGATCTGCGTTTTTCCATCAAGGGACTGCCGGCCATCAACTGCGCCGGTGAAATGAATATCCCCGACGGCGAAGTGTTCACCGCGCCGGTGCGCGATTCGGTCGAGGGGCACGTCACTTACAACACGCCGAGCATCTATATGGGTAAAGAGTTCAACGGCGTGCGGCTCGATTTCGAAAAGGGCCAAATCGTCAGCGCCGATTGCAGCAGCGGCGACCCGAAAAATTTAAACGAGATTTTCGACACCGACCCCGGCGCGCGCTACGTCGGCGAATTCGCCATCGGCACCAACACCGGAATCACCCAGCCGATGCGCAACATCCTGTTCGACGAGAAAATCTACGGGTCGTTCCACTTCACGCCCGGCATGGCCTACGGCGAATGCAACAACGGCAACCAAAGCGCGATTCACTGGGACTTGGTGAAGATCATGACCGGCGACGGGGAAATCCGCTTCGACGGCAAGGTGATCATGAAAGACGGTGTGTTCGTGCACCCGCAACTGCTCGACCTCAACCCTCCGGGCACGAAACTGCCGAAAGGGTTCGCGGTCAAAAAGCCGGCAACGAAGGCAAAGAAGGTCGCGAAGAAAACCGCCAAAAAGAAGAAGTAG
- a CDS encoding DUF4253 domain-containing protein encodes MTPYATNYAWTAFLVAVAIALLWIAFRLVRKDREADDFATPLPRIDDVTELLGLATALTPRPYFTHHHGEQKDESGISAVVPWRTAKQRLARLRVALPAGYVAYLTDPVFSRNYQSYETVELVIAPGRDPFDIARRGRTDAVNHELATEDIIARLRAIDEQFGIDPYLADADTVGFVLRRVPEDLPAFAQRLYDFCPDIVDQGAGSLEALAAGIGRTRDVILWWA; translated from the coding sequence ATGACGCCATACGCTACGAACTACGCGTGGACGGCGTTTCTGGTCGCCGTGGCGATCGCGTTGTTGTGGATCGCGTTTCGCCTGGTGCGCAAAGACCGCGAAGCCGACGACTTCGCCACGCCGCTGCCGCGCATCGACGATGTAACCGAACTGCTCGGGCTGGCTACCGCGCTGACGCCGCGGCCCTACTTCACCCATCACCACGGGGAGCAAAAAGACGAAAGCGGCATCTCGGCCGTCGTGCCGTGGCGCACGGCCAAGCAACGTCTGGCGCGCCTGCGCGTCGCGCTGCCCGCCGGTTACGTGGCCTATTTGACCGACCCCGTTTTTTCCCGCAACTACCAGAGTTACGAGACGGTGGAACTGGTGATCGCGCCGGGCCGAGACCCCTTCGACATCGCGCGGCGCGGCCGTACCGACGCGGTGAACCACGAGCTGGCAACCGAGGACATCATCGCGCGCCTGCGCGCTATCGACGAGCAATTCGGCATCGACCCGTATCTGGCCGACGCGGACACCGTGGGCTTTGTATTGCGCCGCGTGCCGGAAGACCTGCCGGCCTTCGCGCAACGCCTTTACGATTTTTGCCCGGACATCGTCGACCAGGGCGCCGGTTCGCTCGAGGCGCTCGCGGCGGGCATCGGCCGAACCCGCGACGTGATTCTTTGGTGGGCTTGA
- a CDS encoding glutamate-5-semialdehyde dehydrogenase, with amino-acid sequence MTKQEIIHDMLKASRQAARVLAVATTAQKDAALERIAAALRDRSAEIVAENQKDIAAAAEKGLSAALIDRLTLTPERIEDVARSVEEIVALPDPIGDVFDLKTRPNGLRVGRMRVPLGVIGIVFESRPNVVIDAATLCLKSGNAVVLRGGSEAANSNRVLGAIAAAAVGESGLPAAAVQVIGDTDRELVRHLLQARGLVDLVIPRGGEGLIRFVDQTATVPIILHYKGVCHAFVDKDADLAKALPIVENAKCHRPGVCNALETLLLHRDIVDDFLPLVAERLTTCGVALRGDKPSRVVAPQLDEATAADWDAEYLDLILSVAVVADVDDALAHIAAHGSGHTEAIITENYTTAARFLREADASCIVVNASTRFNDGGQLGLGAEMGISTTKLHAYGPMGLAELTTSKFVVLGSGQVRE; translated from the coding sequence ATGACGAAGCAAGAGATCATTCACGACATGCTGAAAGCCTCCCGCCAAGCGGCGCGGGTTTTGGCCGTAGCGACCACCGCGCAAAAGGATGCGGCGCTGGAGCGGATCGCGGCGGCATTGCGGGACCGCAGCGCCGAAATCGTTGCCGAAAACCAGAAGGACATCGCGGCGGCGGCCGAAAAGGGCCTCTCGGCGGCACTTATCGATCGCCTGACCCTGACGCCCGAGCGCATCGAGGACGTCGCCCGCTCCGTGGAAGAGATCGTCGCGTTGCCCGATCCGATCGGCGACGTATTCGACCTCAAAACGCGGCCTAACGGGTTGCGCGTCGGTCGGATGCGCGTGCCGCTGGGCGTGATCGGCATCGTGTTCGAGTCGCGGCCCAATGTAGTCATCGATGCGGCGACGCTATGCTTGAAAAGCGGTAACGCGGTCGTGTTGCGCGGCGGCTCGGAGGCGGCGAACTCCAACCGCGTGCTGGGCGCCATCGCGGCGGCGGCCGTGGGCGAAAGCGGTCTGCCGGCGGCGGCGGTGCAGGTGATCGGCGACACCGACCGCGAACTCGTGCGGCATTTGCTGCAGGCACGCGGCTTGGTCGATTTGGTCATCCCGCGCGGCGGCGAAGGATTGATTCGCTTTGTGGATCAAACGGCGACGGTGCCGATCATTTTGCATTACAAAGGCGTTTGCCATGCCTTCGTGGACAAAGACGCCGATTTGGCCAAGGCGCTGCCGATTGTCGAAAACGCCAAGTGTCATCGGCCCGGTGTGTGCAACGCACTGGAGACCTTGCTCTTGCATCGCGACATCGTCGACGATTTCCTGCCGTTGGTCGCCGAGCGATTGACTACCTGCGGCGTGGCCCTGCGCGGCGATAAGCCGTCTCGCGTCGTGGCGCCGCAACTCGACGAGGCAACAGCCGCGGACTGGGACGCCGAGTACCTCGACTTGATCCTTTCGGTGGCGGTCGTGGCGGATGTGGATGACGCATTGGCACATATCGCGGCGCACGGATCGGGTCATACCGAGGCGATCATCACGGAAAACTACACCACCGCGGCCCGTTTTTTGCGGGAGGCGGACGCCTCGTGCATCGTCGTTAACGCGTCGACGCGGTTTAACGACGGTGGTCAATTGGGGCTCGGCGCGGAAATGGGCATCAGCACGACCAAGCTGCACGCCTACGGTCCGATGGGATTGGCGGAATTGACCACCAGCAAATTCGTCGTGCTCGGCAGCGGCCAGGTTCGCGAGTAA
- the proB gene encoding glutamate 5-kinase, producing the protein MPKRFDPTALRRIVVKVGSSSIINEEGLVRLGFLGKLATTIGRWRRDGVETVLVSSGAIAMGSLRIGRDEPPVRIQDKQALASIGQSQLMGLYQRLLSTLGVPVGQVLLSRDDLEDRRRYLNARETLQRLLELGAVPIINENDSVAVDEIQFGDNDQLSALVAGLVGADLLVLLTNVDGLYDSDPRENPDAKVIERLDRSLEEMLEITNGKPSAFGKGGMRSKLEAAQLCHNYGIHCVIARGRGSVLQAVLAGRPTGTYVPPSERGLSGRERWLANAALVAGELVLDDGAVEAMTMGHHSLLPSGIVRLTGDFARGAVIKLVDQRGKEIGRGVVRYGRPALEKIIGKRGDEIEKTLGFTYGDRVIHRDNIVLTG; encoded by the coding sequence TTGCCAAAGCGATTCGATCCCACCGCGTTGCGCCGCATTGTCGTCAAGGTCGGCAGCAGTTCGATCATTAACGAGGAGGGCCTGGTTCGCCTGGGTTTTCTCGGCAAGTTGGCGACGACGATCGGTCGCTGGCGACGAGACGGCGTCGAAACCGTGCTCGTTTCCTCCGGCGCCATCGCCATGGGCAGCCTGCGCATCGGCCGAGACGAGCCGCCGGTGCGCATTCAGGACAAGCAGGCGCTGGCCTCCATCGGCCAATCGCAACTGATGGGTTTGTACCAGCGGCTGCTCTCGACGCTGGGCGTGCCGGTCGGCCAGGTGCTGTTGTCGCGGGACGATTTGGAGGACCGCCGACGTTATTTGAACGCCCGCGAGACTTTGCAGCGTCTGCTTGAGTTGGGCGCCGTGCCGATCATCAACGAAAACGACTCGGTGGCCGTGGACGAAATTCAGTTCGGCGACAACGATCAACTCTCGGCCCTGGTGGCGGGATTGGTCGGCGCTGATTTGCTGGTGCTGCTGACCAATGTCGACGGGCTGTACGACAGCGATCCGCGCGAAAACCCGGACGCGAAAGTGATCGAACGCCTCGACCGCTCGCTGGAGGAGATGCTGGAAATCACCAACGGCAAGCCCAGCGCGTTCGGCAAGGGCGGCATGCGTTCCAAGTTGGAAGCGGCGCAGCTTTGCCACAACTATGGAATCCACTGCGTGATCGCGCGGGGTCGCGGCTCGGTCCTGCAGGCGGTGTTGGCGGGGCGGCCGACCGGTACGTACGTGCCGCCCTCCGAGCGCGGATTGAGCGGTCGCGAGCGTTGGCTGGCCAATGCGGCGCTGGTGGCCGGGGAACTGGTATTGGATGACGGGGCCGTCGAGGCGATGACGATGGGCCACCACAGCCTGCTGCCCAGCGGCATTGTCAGGCTCACCGGCGATTTCGCCCGCGGCGCGGTCATCAAACTGGTGGACCAACGGGGCAAGGAAATCGGTCGCGGCGTCGTGCGCTACGGTCGGCCCGCGTTGGAGAAAATCATCGGCAAACGGGGCGACGAAATCGAAAAAACCCTCGGCTTCACGTACGGCGATCGAGTGATCCATCGCGACAATATCGTGCTGACCGGGTAA
- the dapB gene encoding 4-hydroxy-tetrahydrodipicolinate reductase — translation MEEPKRDDLRVVVTGAMGRIGRALVRYIHDADGMTLVGATERPDHPDIAKDVGLLVCGEPSSVMLESELRNAVVSAQVIIDFTAPEATAAHAGIAARFALPLVIGTTGLSGEHRAAVQAAADKTAIVAAPNMSIGVNLLFHLARRAAEVIGEDCDIEIVESHHRNKVDAPSGTALRLAEIVGEALGYEDPSEYYLHGREGHTGVRPGGRIGLHAVRGGGVVGEHDLQFLADAEVLTLSHRALTRDNFVRGAVRAAYWLQDRAPGLYDMGDVLGLK, via the coding sequence ATGGAAGAACCTAAGCGAGACGATCTGCGCGTAGTCGTGACCGGCGCCATGGGCCGCATCGGCCGGGCGCTGGTGCGCTATATCCACGACGCCGACGGGATGACGCTGGTGGGCGCGACCGAACGGCCGGACCATCCGGACATTGCCAAAGACGTCGGGTTGCTGGTGTGCGGCGAACCCAGCAGCGTGATGCTCGAAAGCGAACTGCGCAACGCGGTGGTCAGCGCGCAGGTCATCATCGACTTTACCGCGCCGGAAGCAACTGCCGCGCATGCGGGCATCGCGGCGCGTTTCGCCCTGCCCCTGGTGATCGGCACCACGGGATTGAGCGGCGAGCACCGGGCCGCCGTTCAGGCGGCGGCAGACAAGACGGCGATTGTCGCGGCGCCGAATATGAGCATCGGCGTCAATTTGCTGTTCCACCTGGCGCGGCGCGCGGCGGAAGTCATCGGCGAGGACTGCGACATCGAGATCGTCGAGTCTCACCACCGCAACAAAGTCGACGCGCCGTCTGGAACGGCGTTGCGGCTGGCGGAAATCGTCGGCGAGGCGTTGGGTTACGAGGACCCGTCGGAATACTACCTGCACGGCCGCGAAGGCCACACGGGCGTTCGACCCGGGGGGCGTATCGGTCTGCACGCGGTGCGGGGCGGCGGCGTGGTCGGCGAACACGACCTGCAATTTCTCGCCGATGCCGAAGTGTTGACCCTATCGCACCGGGCGCTGACCCGCGATAATTTCGTGCGTGGTGCGGTGCGCGCCGCATACTGGTTGCAAGATCGCGCGCCCGGCCTATACGACATGGGCGACGTGCTGGGGTTGAAATGA
- a CDS encoding TetR family transcriptional regulator produces the protein MPLRQRKKAKTRQALIEAAMVLFDRQGYEATTVGEIAAAADVSRRTFFRYFATKALVLFPHQDLHLDHFRELLRDQRPGEAPFDRLRRACMEMARLYMEGREEHLRQQRIIRNSPALIAKGDQFDEDWRALIKEALLLGTAPNKRTERHAYYLAAAVMGVIGAVMREWYDGDCRADLAAMGDEGLALLEKGVNGWIEKA, from the coding sequence ATGCCCCTCCGTCAACGAAAGAAAGCCAAGACGCGGCAGGCCCTGATCGAAGCTGCGATGGTCCTTTTTGATCGGCAAGGGTACGAAGCGACGACAGTAGGCGAAATCGCCGCGGCCGCCGACGTATCGCGGCGCACTTTTTTCCGCTATTTCGCTACGAAGGCTTTGGTGCTGTTTCCCCACCAAGACCTGCACCTGGATCACTTTCGCGAGTTGCTGCGCGACCAGCGCCCGGGCGAAGCGCCGTTTGATCGGCTGCGTCGCGCCTGTATGGAAATGGCGCGGTTGTACATGGAAGGACGCGAAGAACACTTGCGGCAGCAGCGCATTATCCGGAATTCGCCGGCGTTGATCGCCAAAGGCGATCAGTTCGACGAGGATTGGCGGGCTTTGATCAAGGAAGCCCTCTTGCTGGGCACGGCCCCGAACAAGCGCACCGAGCGGCATGCGTATTATTTGGCCGCCGCCGTGATGGGCGTGATCGGCGCGGTCATGCGCGAATGGTACGATGGCGATTGCCGAGCCGACCTCGCGGCAATGGGCGACGAAGGTCTGGCGCTGTTGGAGAAGGGCGTGAACGGGTGGATCGAGAAGGCGTAG
- a CDS encoding radical SAM protein, whose amino-acid sequence MIILVQPMTNIFDAGKSRPTPPLSLLAAVRLAGRDHEVRIVDQRLPRDWRLELREALARRPLFVGLTSVTGSQLNHALAAARLAKKLAPSTPVVWGGIHATLFPEQVLAEPTVDIVVRGEGEQSLAELAEALAAQRGPEGIAGLSYRDGENVTHEPERPFVDLAAMPDVDLDLPPGGDHFFIEGRAATYVETSRGCPMGCAYCYNAVFHHRRWRGEAADVVLERWRRLRRDRPHLAHLSIVDDNFFGKKARAIELAEGLVREGAPFRYQVQGAEVAMLDGFTDDELDLLARSGCVRLDMGVESGSERLLKEVNKQLRPEQVLRLNRRLARRGITAWYNFLGGMPGETKDDLAAGFDLMLRLLAENPRALVSPFYLYAPYPGTVLFERSRTLGYQPPARLDGWAGLHDGRLAVPWIDAAHRRMLSGAYFASIFVDRKLQVYDTKPWYCLAARLYRPVARWRLARRFFRLMPEKWLFQKWMDVS is encoded by the coding sequence TTGATCATCCTCGTGCAGCCAATGACCAATATTTTCGACGCCGGTAAGTCGCGGCCGACGCCGCCGCTGTCGCTACTGGCCGCCGTGCGCTTGGCCGGCCGCGATCACGAAGTGCGCATCGTCGACCAACGGCTACCCCGCGACTGGCGGCTCGAATTGCGCGAGGCGCTGGCACGACGCCCGCTGTTTGTCGGCCTCACCTCGGTGACCGGCAGTCAGCTCAACCACGCGCTGGCCGCCGCGCGTCTTGCTAAGAAACTCGCGCCGTCGACCCCGGTGGTGTGGGGCGGCATTCACGCCACGTTGTTTCCCGAGCAGGTGCTGGCGGAACCCACCGTCGATATCGTCGTGCGCGGCGAAGGCGAACAGAGCCTCGCGGAATTGGCCGAAGCCCTCGCCGCCCAGCGCGGCCCGGAAGGCATTGCGGGACTCAGCTACCGCGACGGTGAAAACGTCACGCACGAACCCGAGCGTCCCTTCGTGGATCTGGCGGCGATGCCTGATGTCGATCTGGACCTGCCGCCCGGCGGCGATCACTTTTTCATCGAGGGCCGCGCGGCGACCTACGTCGAGACAAGCCGCGGCTGCCCGATGGGTTGCGCGTATTGCTACAACGCCGTTTTTCACCATCGCCGCTGGCGGGGCGAAGCGGCGGACGTCGTGCTCGAGCGGTGGCGCCGCCTGCGCCGCGATCGTCCGCATCTGGCGCATCTATCGATCGTCGACGATAACTTTTTCGGTAAGAAGGCGCGGGCGATCGAGCTGGCCGAGGGGCTGGTTAGGGAGGGCGCGCCGTTCCGGTACCAAGTGCAGGGCGCCGAGGTGGCGATGCTTGACGGTTTTACCGACGACGAACTGGACCTGTTGGCCCGCAGCGGCTGCGTGCGGTTGGACATGGGCGTGGAATCGGGCTCGGAACGGCTGCTGAAAGAGGTCAACAAGCAACTACGCCCCGAGCAAGTGCTGCGCCTCAATCGCCGCCTGGCGCGGCGCGGCATCACCGCGTGGTACAATTTTCTGGGCGGCATGCCGGGCGAAACCAAGGACGACCTGGCGGCGGGTTTCGACCTCATGCTGCGCCTGCTGGCGGAAAACCCTCGCGCCCTGGTCAGTCCGTTTTACCTCTACGCGCCGTATCCAGGCACCGTGTTATTCGAGCGCTCCCGAACCCTGGGCTATCAACCGCCCGCGCGTCTCGACGGCTGGGCGGGTTTGCACGACGGTCGGCTGGCCGTGCCTTGGATCGACGCGGCACACCGCCGCATGCTGTCCGGCGCGTACTTCGCCAGTATTTTCGTCGATCGCAAATTGCAGGTGTACGACACCAAGCCCTGGTACTGCCTCGCGGCGCGGCTCTACCGCCCGGTGGCGCGTTGGCGGCTGGCCCGGCGCTTCTTCCGCCTCATGCCGGAAAAATGGCTGTTCCAAAAGTGGATGGACGTCAGCTAA
- a CDS encoding PKD domain-containing protein: protein MARRVYLIVALCLVVPAVAWAAGAAPDQIRLSWEGEADTSLVLSWRTDWSIVDSVCNYGETSGYGSQAVGDTYTFTNATGLHHKVTIDGLAPRTVYHVSCGDGGGNMFSDVAFITAPAAVDQCAPIRFVVLGDSRSQTDDGASILWSTVMDGATDEEPDFVLHLGDMIAEGDHVDDGWDDFFDKSHDIGNQPFLTVWGNHDHRGGSPYLDLFHMPHNDVTDTSDWWQLRYGALHVFGLSTENGLTAYQQQATWLDEKLAATDAIWKLAFFHQAAYSSGTTHGENDEPQDYFVPQFDAYHVDVAFQSHDHTYERTKPLYAGNVVGNYEDGTLYMVSGGAGAMFNPIFNIFTRYWEYGIGVWHYALLEIEFDELHLRAIDWLGITLDEVTIRKPGIGDPTAFFTRDSDPVVQLEPVVFDGNDSIDPCGEIVAFEWDFGDGETGDGAAVEHTYDEVGEVTVLLTVTDLDGITADYSETFTVEPAAVDDDTVGDDDDDDDNDDDDNDDTAGDDDTTDDDDDNDDNDDDDDNDDNDDDDDDDDDDSAARDDDETNDGGCAC from the coding sequence ATGGCTCGTCGCGTGTACCTGATTGTCGCTCTTTGTTTGGTTGTTCCGGCCGTCGCTTGGGCCGCGGGCGCCGCACCGGATCAGATCCGCCTTTCCTGGGAAGGGGAAGCGGACACGAGCCTGGTGCTGTCGTGGCGTACCGACTGGTCGATTGTCGACAGCGTCTGCAATTACGGCGAAACTTCCGGTTACGGGAGTCAAGCGGTCGGTGACACCTACACCTTCACCAACGCCACCGGTTTGCACCACAAAGTGACGATCGACGGCCTGGCGCCCCGCACCGTGTACCACGTGTCTTGCGGCGACGGCGGCGGCAACATGTTCTCGGACGTCGCGTTTATCACGGCACCCGCCGCGGTCGATCAATGCGCGCCGATTCGTTTCGTGGTCCTTGGCGATTCCCGCTCGCAAACCGACGACGGCGCCAGCATCCTATGGAGCACGGTGATGGACGGCGCGACGGACGAGGAGCCGGATTTCGTCCTGCACCTGGGCGACATGATTGCCGAGGGCGACCACGTTGACGACGGTTGGGACGATTTTTTCGACAAGTCGCACGACATCGGCAACCAACCCTTCCTGACCGTATGGGGTAACCACGACCACCGCGGCGGCAGCCCGTATCTCGATCTCTTTCATATGCCGCATAACGACGTGACCGACACCAGCGATTGGTGGCAGCTCCGCTACGGGGCCTTGCACGTGTTCGGTCTATCGACGGAAAACGGCCTGACGGCCTACCAACAACAAGCCACGTGGTTGGATGAAAAGCTCGCCGCCACCGACGCCATTTGGAAGCTCGCCTTCTTTCACCAAGCCGCCTACAGTTCGGGCACCACGCACGGTGAGAACGACGAGCCGCAGGATTACTTCGTGCCCCAGTTCGACGCCTATCACGTCGATGTCGCCTTCCAAAGCCACGACCACACATACGAACGCACCAAGCCCCTATATGCGGGTAACGTCGTGGGCAATTACGAAGACGGCACGCTGTACATGGTCTCCGGCGGCGCCGGGGCGATGTTCAACCCGATCTTCAATATCTTTACCCGCTATTGGGAATACGGCATCGGCGTCTGGCACTACGCGCTGCTGGAAATCGAATTCGACGAATTGCACCTGCGCGCCATCGATTGGCTGGGCATCACGCTGGACGAAGTGACCATCAGAAAGCCGGGCATCGGCGATCCAACGGCTTTTTTCACCCGCGACAGCGATCCGGTCGTGCAGCTTGAGCCGGTGGTGTTTGACGGCAACGACAGCATCGATCCGTGCGGTGAAATCGTTGCCTTCGAATGGGATTTCGGCGACGGGGAAACCGGCGACGGGGCCGCGGTGGAACACACCTACGACGAGGTCGGCGAAGTGACTGTGTTGCTCACCGTGACCGACTTGGACGGCATTACCGCCGACTACAGCGAGACCTTCACCGTCGAACCGGCCGCTGTCGACGACGACACTGTCGGCGATGACGACGATGATGATGACAATGATGACGACGATAACGATGACACCGCCGGCGATGATGATACGACTGACGATGACGACGACAACGATGACAACGACGACGACGATGACAACGATGACAATGATGACGATGACGACGATGATGACGACGATTCCGCGGCCCGGGATGACGACGAAACCAACGACGGCGGGTGCGCCTGCTGA